Proteins encoded together in one Variovorax paradoxus window:
- a CDS encoding helix-turn-helix domain-containing protein: MNELQARANEVGSFRLLLLACPHDPAVFQPLVAHVREILGQQVPLVLGASKRQFRMMSALYGDESSTVAHAPSSFEDTYRLLEAALVRRKEPIPARVLEWRGYRVLLDQDKAEFAGTPIRLRPRELDLAVAFFRNVDRVLTREWLFANVWGRKVENGALSNAWGRKQENGSLSRALDVCVSGLRTKLGLRFRLQAIWGQGYQLSDEPWSLDDQRPLGFFGRAGCERGGIAEAIRPEKKSLPVPHGGGPDE; this comes from the coding sequence GTGAACGAACTTCAGGCGCGCGCCAATGAGGTCGGCAGCTTCCGCTTGCTGCTGCTCGCGTGTCCGCACGACCCTGCGGTGTTTCAGCCGCTCGTCGCGCATGTACGCGAGATTCTGGGGCAGCAGGTGCCGCTCGTCCTCGGCGCCTCCAAGCGGCAGTTCCGGATGATGTCGGCCTTGTACGGGGACGAGTCTTCGACCGTGGCGCACGCGCCGTCATCGTTCGAAGACACCTACCGCTTGCTGGAGGCTGCCCTGGTGCGCCGCAAAGAGCCCATCCCCGCGCGGGTGCTCGAATGGCGGGGCTACCGTGTGCTGCTGGACCAGGACAAGGCAGAGTTTGCCGGCACACCCATCAGGCTGCGGCCCCGCGAGCTCGACTTGGCAGTTGCCTTCTTCCGCAATGTCGACCGGGTTCTGACGCGCGAATGGCTCTTTGCGAATGTGTGGGGACGAAAGGTAGAGAACGGCGCTCTGTCGAACGCGTGGGGACGCAAGCAAGAGAACGGCTCTCTCTCGCGTGCGCTGGACGTCTGCGTATCGGGCTTGCGCACAAAGCTTGGGCTGCGCTTCAGGCTCCAGGCCATCTGGGGCCAGGGCTACCAACTGAGCGACGAGCCATGGTCCCTGGATGACCAGAGACCACTCGGTTTTTTTGGCCGGGCAGGTTGCGAGCGCGGCGGCATCGCCGAGGCGATTCGCCCTGAGAAAAAAAGCCTTCCGGTTCCGCACGGTGGTGGACCGGATGAGTGA